The stretch of DNA GAGGTATCCTCATAGACTCAATAAGGCACAGCGCCGTGTCTCTTTTGGAGGCACCTATGGCAACACAGATGCGTGTTTTGATTGCGGATGACGACCCCATCATCCGGTTGGACCTGAAGCAGATGCTCGAGAGCATGGGCTATGCCATCGTCGCTGAGGCGGGCGACGGGCAGCAGGCGCTCAACCTCGCCCGGGAGTTCATGCCCGATATCTGCGTCTTCGACGTCAAGATGCCCGTGATGGACGGCATCGACGCCTCGACCTATGTGACCACCGAGGGCATCGCGCCGGTGATCCTGCTCACGGCCTATAGCGATACCGAACTTGTGCAACGCGCCACCGAAGCCGGCGTGTTCGCCTATCTCGTCAAGCCGTTCAAGCCGAGTGATTTGGGTCCGGCGATCGAGGTGGCGAAGAAGTGCTACGACCGCTATCTTGAGGTC from Armatimonadota bacterium encodes:
- a CDS encoding response regulator; this encodes MATQMRVLIADDDPIIRLDLKQMLESMGYAIVAEAGDGQQALNLAREFMPDICVFDVKMPVMDGIDASTYVTTEGIAPVILLTAYSDTELVQRATEAGVFAYLVKPFKPSDLGPAIEVAKKCYDRYLEVNTELTDVKGRFEARKSIDRAKGILMDTLGITEAEAYRRIQLQSMNAR